Proteins co-encoded in one Pelobates fuscus isolate aPelFus1 chromosome 5, aPelFus1.pri, whole genome shotgun sequence genomic window:
- the LOC134612098 gene encoding olfactory receptor 226-like, which produces MFILLQLWDSSNGHIVFTTSFILIYILTFSGNLIIIIICRVEKTLHTPMYFFLSHLAVLEMCYISVTVPKILHNSISGDKTISFVACLTQLYFFGSLGSTECFLLAIMAYDRYLAVCKPLHYHTVMTSRFSNCLVGCCWSSGFFSTMSSILLISTLHFCGPNQIQHFFCDISPLLKLSCTNVHHTETLIFLLASVILVGSCAVTLLSYFRILSTVLAIASSAGRGRASSTFASHLTVVTIYYSTMIFVYVRPNTGNASSFNKILSVLYTILTPLLNPFIYSLRNKEVQGALTKTIERAFLYAPK; this is translated from the coding sequence ATGTTCATCCTTCTTCAGCTTTGGGATTCTTCTAATGGACACATTGTTTTCACTACATCtttcatattaatttatattttaacattttctggGAACCTTATCATTATCATCATCTGCCGGGTAGAGAAAACGCTTCATACGCCAATgtacttcttcctaagtcatcTTGCAGTGCTGGAGATGTGCTACATATCTGTCACTGTCCCCAAAATACTTCATAATTCCATTTCAGGAGACAAAACTATTTCATTTGTAGCCTGCCTTACCCAATTGTATTTTTTTGGCTCCTTGGGGTCAACAGAATGCTTCCTTCTGGCTATAATGGCCTATGATAGGTATCTAGCTGTCTGCAAACCTCTGCATTATCATACAGTTATGACTTCCAGGTTTTCTAATTGTTTGGTTGGGTGCTGTTGGTCATCTGGATTTTTTTCCACCATGTCCTCAATTCTTCTAATCTCTACACTGCACTTTTGCGGCCCAAATCAAATCCAACATTTCTTCTGTGACATCTCACCACTATTGAAGTTATCATGCACAAACGTTCATCACACAGAGACCCTCATTTTTCTTTTGGCTTCTGTAATACTTGTTGGATCATGTGCTGTCACTCTGTTATCATACTTCAGAATTCTATCCACTGTGCTGGCAATAGCTTCAAGTGCAGGACGGGGAAGGGCCAGTTCAACTTTTGCTTCTCATCTCACTGTGGTGACAATTTACTACAGTACTATGATTTTCGTCTATGTGCGTCCCAACACTGGTAATGCCTCCAGTTTTAACAAAATTCTTTCTGTGTTATACACAATTTTGACCCCTCTTCTAAACCCTTTCATATATTCTTTGAGGAA